Proteins from a genomic interval of Lacticaseibacillus pabuli:
- a CDS encoding metallophosphoesterase family protein, translating to MENRTRRIALLSDLHGNLTATKAVLADAKTRNITDYAVLGDLLMPGPGTQDLLDLLHDLKPFVWLTGNWEQLLFAVNEDQIDPKRPNNVYFAILADYVMRRLRPGQLQELHDNPISTQRTVNGIHIGFSHNERDFASGHDLYPDRQQENFDRLFAPNQDIAVYGHIHQEMFRTSSKGQLIINPGAVGQPYSPWNPIFRDQRASYAILQISPEGYTDLEFHHVAYDVDAEIQLAADCDLPYLPLYRHLRHTGRTITHNQHLLAKFNDEWGYDQAVRKLLK from the coding sequence ATGGAAAATCGAACACGCCGGATTGCCCTACTCAGCGACCTGCACGGCAACTTAACGGCAACCAAAGCAGTTCTGGCCGATGCCAAAACGCGGAACATTACGGATTACGCCGTTCTCGGCGACCTGCTCATGCCAGGACCAGGGACTCAGGATTTACTAGACCTATTGCACGACCTCAAGCCATTTGTTTGGTTAACGGGAAACTGGGAGCAACTGCTCTTTGCCGTTAACGAAGACCAGATTGACCCCAAGCGGCCTAACAACGTGTACTTTGCCATCCTGGCAGATTACGTGATGCGGCGGCTGCGCCCTGGCCAGTTGCAAGAACTCCACGACAATCCGATTAGCACACAGCGCACGGTCAACGGCATCCACATTGGCTTTTCGCACAACGAACGCGACTTTGCGTCTGGCCACGATTTGTATCCCGACCGACAGCAGGAGAATTTTGACCGCCTCTTTGCGCCGAATCAGGACATCGCCGTTTACGGCCACATCCACCAGGAGATGTTCCGCACCAGTAGCAAAGGACAGCTCATCATCAACCCGGGTGCAGTTGGCCAGCCGTATAGTCCGTGGAACCCCATTTTCCGCGACCAGCGTGCCAGCTATGCCATCCTGCAGATTTCACCTGAGGGCTACACGGATTTGGAATTCCACCACGTCGCGTATGACGTTGATGCCGAAATTCAGTTGGCGGCGGACTGCGACTTGCCTTACCTGCCCCTCTACCGACACTTGCGGCACACGGGCAGAACCATCACCCACAACCAGCATTTGCTGGCAAAATTTAACGACGAGTGGGGCTACGATCAGGCCGTTCGCAAGCTACTCAAATAG
- a CDS encoding DUF1002 domain-containing protein produces the protein MKKLISTLLAAGAALFVLGGHQVHADDSWSKPVVTLGTSLTSDQRNGTISTLTSSLNGGQYDTLTVNGDTLVKYLNPSGSNFTSTSGVWSSAMVNKTDAGGINVHILDYNGVNNITTITADQYRNAAVTAGVTNADIYITSAIKIDGSGALAGVYAAFAQNGQTLNNNQIAAAQDEVNTLSGITQANKGKDGYTDKQLNNAVAGMKQAMASQSNNGQQTLSQNQIGNIVDSQLKNNNLGTIINNNQRTQIVNLLVKIQNSGALSKSSFKDQAGKLANSIQDSAKGIFSKIKTGVNSEEGRNFFQKIMDAIASFFSGIVNWISNLF, from the coding sequence ATGAAAAAATTAATTAGCACACTACTCGCGGCTGGAGCCGCATTATTTGTCCTCGGTGGTCATCAGGTTCACGCGGACGACAGCTGGTCCAAGCCAGTCGTCACGTTAGGCACTTCCCTGACGTCGGATCAGCGTAACGGGACCATTAGCACGCTGACATCCAGCTTGAATGGTGGCCAATACGACACCCTGACCGTGAACGGTGACACCTTGGTTAAGTACTTGAACCCCAGTGGTAGCAACTTCACCAGCACATCTGGCGTTTGGTCCAGTGCCATGGTTAACAAGACGGATGCGGGCGGCATTAACGTCCACATTCTGGACTATAACGGCGTAAACAACATCACGACGATTACCGCTGATCAATACCGGAACGCGGCGGTTACCGCCGGGGTCACCAACGCCGACATCTACATCACGAGTGCCATTAAGATTGATGGTTCCGGTGCCCTTGCCGGTGTCTACGCGGCCTTTGCACAAAATGGGCAGACGCTGAACAACAACCAGATTGCAGCGGCGCAGGATGAAGTGAACACCCTGTCTGGTATCACCCAAGCCAACAAGGGCAAGGATGGTTATACGGATAAGCAGCTGAACAACGCGGTGGCAGGTATGAAACAGGCCATGGCGTCTCAATCCAACAACGGCCAGCAAACGCTCTCCCAGAACCAGATTGGTAACATCGTGGACTCCCAGCTGAAGAACAACAACCTAGGCACGATTATCAACAACAACCAGCGCACGCAGATTGTGAACTTGCTGGTGAAGATTCAGAACTCTGGTGCGTTGAGCAAGTCCAGTTTCAAGGATCAGGCGGGCAAGCTAGCCAACTCGATTCAGGACTCGGCCAAGGGTATCTTCAGCAAGATTAAGACCGGCGTGAACTCAGAGGAAGGCCGCAACTTCTTCCAGAAAATCATGGACGCGATTGCCAGCTTCTTCAGCGGCATCGTGAACTGGATTTCGAACCTGTTCTAA
- the ppx gene encoding exopolyphosphatase has product MSHFAVIDLGSNSARMSAWKIDSEGDYTPILKLKQMVRLSEDMGDERILKDAAMDRTIAVLKDFHDQAAQLPDLTLKAYATAATRQARNQKRFLKRVKEEAGVDIEVIPGTKEAEFDYLGVINTLPIQNALLMDTGGASTELILVQNHKLQNLISLPVGSVNLTEKYVHTDPLSAGGLFDLMSTINRMFNGIWWLRKAQNLPMIALGGSNRTLAKIQRRKEHFTNFEEIHGFRMETAEINKIFREVIDSNLEERKAIPGLSKDRADIIVAGLIPVVTMMRYIDSDRLVFSQNGLREGALFEHLNGVQELMGDVVTEMGEEQNPMKN; this is encoded by the coding sequence ATGAGTCATTTTGCAGTCATAGATTTAGGCAGTAACTCTGCGCGCATGTCCGCGTGGAAAATCGATTCAGAAGGGGATTACACCCCCATTCTGAAATTGAAACAGATGGTCCGCTTGTCTGAGGATATGGGCGACGAACGTATCTTAAAGGACGCCGCGATGGACCGGACAATTGCGGTACTCAAAGACTTCCACGACCAGGCTGCTCAGTTGCCCGATCTCACCTTGAAGGCATACGCGACTGCCGCAACGCGCCAGGCACGTAACCAGAAACGGTTCCTGAAGCGGGTGAAGGAAGAGGCGGGTGTTGATATCGAGGTCATTCCCGGTACCAAAGAAGCCGAATTCGACTACCTGGGTGTCATCAACACGTTGCCGATTCAAAACGCGCTCTTGATGGATACCGGTGGTGCGTCAACCGAATTGATCTTGGTGCAGAATCACAAGTTGCAGAACCTGATTTCGCTCCCAGTTGGTTCCGTTAACCTGACCGAAAAGTATGTGCACACGGATCCCTTGTCCGCGGGTGGTCTGTTCGATTTGATGAGCACAATCAACCGGATGTTTAACGGCATCTGGTGGTTGCGCAAGGCGCAGAACCTGCCGATGATTGCACTGGGCGGCTCTAACCGTACGCTGGCCAAGATTCAGCGGCGCAAGGAACACTTCACGAACTTTGAAGAAATCCACGGCTTCCGGATGGAGACGGCGGAGATTAACAAGATTTTCCGTGAGGTGATTGATTCCAACCTGGAAGAGCGTAAGGCGATTCCTGGGTTGTCAAAGGATCGAGCGGACATCATCGTGGCTGGCCTGATTCCAGTCGTGACGATGATGCGCTACATTGATTCTGACCGGCTTGTCTTCTCGCAGAACGGGTTGCGTGAGGGTGCTTTGTTTGAACATTTGAACGGGGTACAGGAGCTGATGGGGGATGTCGTCACCGAAATGGGTGAGGAACAGAACCCGATGAAGAACTAA
- a CDS encoding RNA degradosome polyphosphate kinase gives MSKRTYTNTKYFTNRELSWVAFDDRVLEEARDKHNPLLERVKFLAITQSNLDEFFNVRVASLRKMVTVGYDKADAAGMTPEMQLKAISTDVHELVDKQYRTLTRSLIPQLAAKEVHLLTAGELNDEQLDFIDDYFHRELYPILTPLAVDASRPFPFLANNSLNIAVRLQRGDTEGKGKNRSFATVQVPSGVPRVVRLPGNNLDFILIEEIIRHFIAELFVGASIRETAMFRVTRDMGLDVDEEDADNLMLEIQEQLKKRERGRVMRLEIDASMTKSLEKYLVKQMKLDDENVYAINGPIDLTFLKQLVKGIGDRIGELYPDATPYLPKMYKQKNIFDIIREQDMFLNLPYDSFSPVVDFIHQAAIDPQVLAVKMTLYRVSSKSPIIQYLKQAATNGKQVTVLVELKARFDEENNVHWAKELEQAGCHVIYGLVGLKTHCKLALVVRREEDGMRRYMHMATGNYNDVTARFYTDMGLFTANPEIGTDASNIFNMLSGFSEPPYFHKLVISPMHIREFLSDRIDDEIEAAKAGRKALIKMKMNSLSDPHMIRKLYEASAAGVKINLIVRGICNLKVGIPGVSDNIEVHSLVGRFLEHSRIYYFYNDGDEQLFLSSADLMTRNLSRRVEILFPILQDNIRKQIINIFKIQWEDNAKTRILQPDASWEHVDRRGRTPLNAQEFFLANAKRMAEELIDYGDDEILSKNHQQSGPGHFTPLRAPEDPDEED, from the coding sequence GTGAGTAAGCGCACTTATACAAACACAAAATACTTTACAAACCGGGAACTGTCCTGGGTGGCATTCGATGATCGGGTGCTAGAGGAAGCGCGCGATAAGCACAACCCACTCCTTGAACGGGTGAAGTTTCTCGCCATTACCCAGAGCAACCTTGATGAGTTTTTCAACGTCCGCGTGGCTTCACTACGCAAGATGGTGACGGTTGGCTATGACAAGGCTGATGCGGCGGGGATGACCCCGGAGATGCAACTCAAGGCCATCAGTACTGACGTGCACGAACTCGTGGACAAGCAGTACCGGACTCTGACGCGTTCGCTGATTCCGCAGCTGGCCGCCAAGGAAGTTCATTTGCTGACAGCGGGTGAACTGAACGACGAGCAGCTGGACTTCATCGACGACTACTTCCACCGTGAGCTGTACCCGATTCTCACACCACTAGCAGTCGATGCGTCGCGGCCATTCCCATTTCTGGCTAACAACAGCCTGAATATCGCCGTGCGTTTGCAGCGCGGTGATACTGAGGGCAAGGGCAAGAACCGCTCCTTTGCGACCGTGCAGGTTCCTAGCGGTGTGCCACGCGTGGTTCGTCTGCCGGGCAATAACCTCGATTTCATCTTGATTGAAGAAATCATTCGTCACTTCATCGCCGAATTGTTCGTGGGTGCATCCATCCGCGAAACCGCAATGTTCCGGGTCACCCGTGACATGGGGCTGGACGTGGACGAAGAAGACGCCGACAACTTGATGCTCGAAATCCAGGAACAGCTGAAGAAGCGTGAACGTGGCCGCGTAATGCGTCTGGAAATCGACGCAAGCATGACCAAGAGTCTGGAAAAGTACCTCGTTAAGCAGATGAAGTTGGACGACGAAAACGTCTATGCCATCAACGGCCCGATTGACCTGACCTTCCTCAAACAGCTGGTTAAGGGCATTGGTGACCGGATCGGCGAGCTTTATCCTGACGCAACGCCATACTTGCCAAAGATGTACAAACAAAAGAACATCTTCGACATCATCCGTGAGCAGGATATGTTCCTGAACTTGCCGTATGATTCCTTCTCACCTGTCGTGGACTTCATTCACCAGGCCGCCATTGATCCACAAGTGCTGGCCGTGAAGATGACACTGTACCGTGTGTCCAGCAAGTCACCAATTATTCAGTACTTGAAGCAGGCTGCCACCAACGGCAAACAAGTTACCGTCCTGGTTGAACTGAAGGCGCGTTTTGATGAAGAAAACAACGTCCACTGGGCCAAGGAACTTGAGCAGGCCGGCTGTCACGTTATCTACGGTCTGGTTGGCCTGAAGACGCACTGTAAGTTGGCACTGGTTGTTCGCCGCGAAGAAGACGGTATGCGCCGCTACATGCACATGGCGACTGGGAACTACAACGATGTCACCGCCCGCTTCTACACGGACATGGGCCTGTTCACTGCCAACCCAGAAATCGGGACCGATGCCAGCAACATCTTCAACATGCTGTCTGGTTTCAGCGAACCCCCATACTTCCATAAGCTGGTCATTTCACCAATGCACATTCGCGAGTTCTTGAGCGATCGCATTGATGATGAGATTGAAGCGGCCAAGGCTGGACGCAAGGCGTTAATCAAGATGAAGATGAACTCTTTGTCCGACCCCCACATGATTCGCAAACTTTACGAAGCCAGTGCGGCCGGCGTCAAGATTAACCTGATTGTTCGCGGGATTTGCAATTTGAAGGTCGGCATTCCCGGCGTTTCTGACAACATCGAGGTGCACTCCCTGGTGGGCCGTTTCTTGGAACACAGCCGGATTTACTACTTCTACAACGACGGCGACGAGCAACTGTTCTTGAGCTCTGCGGATCTGATGACCCGTAACCTGAGTCGGCGTGTGGAAATTTTGTTCCCAATTTTGCAAGACAATATTCGCAAACAAATCATCAATATCTTCAAAATTCAGTGGGAAGATAATGCCAAGACACGGATTCTCCAGCCCGATGCGAGCTGGGAACACGTCGATCGTCGTGGCCGCACACCACTGAACGCACAGGAGTTCTTCTTGGCTAATGCGAAGCGCATGGCTGAAGAACTGATTGACTATGGCGACGATGAAATCCTGTCCAAAAACCATCAGCAGAGCGGTCCGGGTCATTTCACACCGCTCCGCGCACCAGAAGATCCAGATGAGGAGGACTGA
- a CDS encoding exopolyphosphatase, with protein sequence MADTIHGLVVIESQGISFSITDTKNLNQIEAGSYPVAIGEEVFSQHFLSAGMTAAIQDALLAIKQSFADYGVRNYEAYGGQTFFGAENGEFVRDQLMNRTGVWVHRLAIPEEAYHRSSAVVQNFPHFDQLMQEGTVLVDIGGGTVELIAFNDGRFSFSRNLKLGPLRVVEALKDVQRSADNYVDILREFIDSRILDFIRLLPERHDYKHMILMGSSLRSLGDIWPDKRAAELKLDEFSDTYRTVTHASDQFLTKKYNIDPDFIEQVLPTITLVHQLIRQLDPDAVSISNLRIIDGLEVNTALAAGSKAVKFDPTDETISSALTLSNWYHVDEAHRDATVTFALQLFDRLHKLHGLGKRERLLLQTAALITDIGSYIDTHQHGKNTEYIILSSDIVGLSGREQRIVATIARYHTSDIPQVVLSGQRNLRGSDRLVVAKLSALLRVADALDASRRQKIDAIAISTRGEKVTITATTHESLELEKWSLTQKGHFFEAVYGLPLKLKGRNTL encoded by the coding sequence GTGGCAGATACAATTCACGGCTTAGTTGTTATTGAGAGCCAAGGGATCAGTTTCAGTATCACCGACACAAAGAACCTGAACCAAATCGAGGCAGGATCATACCCCGTTGCCATCGGGGAAGAAGTTTTCAGTCAACATTTCCTGTCCGCGGGAATGACCGCAGCGATTCAAGACGCGCTGCTGGCCATCAAACAGAGCTTTGCGGATTATGGGGTACGTAACTACGAGGCGTACGGCGGTCAGACCTTCTTTGGCGCCGAAAACGGCGAGTTTGTTCGTGACCAGCTGATGAACCGCACGGGCGTGTGGGTACACCGACTGGCCATTCCAGAAGAAGCCTATCACCGGAGTAGTGCGGTCGTGCAGAACTTTCCGCACTTTGATCAGTTAATGCAAGAGGGTACCGTCCTCGTCGATATCGGCGGTGGGACGGTTGAGCTGATTGCGTTTAACGACGGTCGGTTTAGCTTTTCACGGAACCTGAAATTAGGGCCACTGCGCGTTGTTGAAGCGCTCAAGGATGTCCAGCGTTCCGCCGATAATTACGTTGATATCTTGCGTGAATTCATCGACAGCCGGATTCTGGACTTCATTCGCTTGTTGCCAGAACGCCACGACTACAAGCACATGATTTTGATGGGGAGCTCCTTGCGTTCGTTGGGTGATATTTGGCCTGACAAACGCGCTGCCGAACTCAAGCTGGACGAGTTTAGTGACACGTATCGCACCGTCACGCACGCATCCGACCAGTTCCTGACCAAGAAATACAACATCGACCCAGACTTTATTGAACAGGTGCTGCCAACGATCACGCTGGTTCACCAGTTGATTCGCCAGCTGGATCCAGACGCGGTATCGATTTCTAACTTGCGTATTATTGATGGGCTGGAAGTCAACACAGCGCTGGCGGCGGGGAGTAAAGCCGTCAAGTTCGACCCAACGGATGAAACCATTTCATCCGCACTGACGCTGTCGAATTGGTACCACGTGGATGAAGCCCACCGCGACGCGACGGTGACCTTCGCACTGCAGCTCTTTGACCGTCTGCACAAGTTGCACGGTCTAGGCAAGCGCGAACGGCTCCTTCTGCAAACAGCGGCGCTGATTACGGACATTGGCAGTTACATTGATACGCACCAACACGGCAAGAACACGGAATATATTATTCTGTCGTCCGACATTGTGGGCCTGTCTGGTCGTGAGCAACGCATCGTCGCGACAATTGCGCGCTACCACACCAGTGATATTCCACAGGTTGTGTTGTCAGGTCAGCGCAACCTGCGTGGGAGTGATCGTTTGGTCGTGGCCAAATTGTCGGCCCTGCTACGTGTGGCTGACGCGCTCGATGCCTCTCGTCGCCAGAAGATTGATGCCATCGCAATTTCAACTCGGGGTGAAAAGGTGACGATTACCGCCACCACCCACGAGAGTTTGGAATTGGAAAAATGGTCCTTAACGCAAAAGGGACACTTCTTTGAGGCGGTCTATGGATTGCCACTGAAGCTTAAAGGGAGGAATACTCTGTGA
- a CDS encoding dihydrofolate reductase — MIAFIWAQDRNGIIGKDGKLPWHLRDDLQLFKQRTLGQILLMGRKTYDGMPTKPLPGRTNVVLTRKTDFNPDGCVVVNDRQAALDYAAKHPDQQLFIGGGSEVFKLFADDADTLYITRLAGAFDGDTEMPKLNWNDFVLDDTMVVPNADPQLSHVFETWRRKK, encoded by the coding sequence ATGATAGCCTTTATATGGGCGCAAGACCGCAACGGCATCATCGGCAAGGATGGTAAGCTGCCATGGCACCTGCGCGATGACTTACAGCTTTTTAAGCAGCGCACTCTCGGCCAGATTTTGCTTATGGGGCGTAAAACCTATGATGGGATGCCGACCAAGCCCTTACCTGGCCGGACAAATGTTGTCTTAACCCGCAAGACAGACTTTAACCCTGACGGTTGCGTTGTGGTGAATGACCGTCAAGCTGCACTCGATTATGCGGCAAAACATCCGGATCAGCAGCTTTTTATTGGTGGGGGCAGCGAAGTATTCAAACTTTTTGCTGACGACGCGGATACGCTTTATATCACACGGCTGGCAGGCGCGTTTGACGGCGATACCGAGATGCCTAAACTCAACTGGAATGATTTTGTCCTTGATGACACAATGGTCGTGCCAAATGCTGATCCACAGCTGAGCCATGTTTTTGAAACGTGGCGGCGGAAAAAATAG
- a CDS encoding thymidylate synthase produces MLEQPYLDLLQKIMDEGHFKGDRTGTGTYSLFGAQMRFDLSEGFPQLTTKKVPFGLIKSELLWFLHGDTNIRFLLQHKNHIWDEWAFKKWVESDEYHGPDMTDFGRRSLKDADFAAAYQAEKKAFDERILIDDAFDAKYGDLGLVYGSQWRAWKTTTGDTIDQLGDVIAEIKRNPDSRRLIVSAWNPEDVPTMALPPCHTLYQFYVNDGKISLQLYQRSGDMFLGVPFNISSYALLLSMVARETGLEVGEFIHTLGDAHIYSNHLEQVREQLSRTPGEAPKLWLNPDKTKLEDFEMRDIKLQGYDPQPAIKAPVAV; encoded by the coding sequence ATGCTGGAACAACCGTACTTGGATTTGCTGCAGAAGATTATGGACGAGGGCCACTTCAAGGGTGATCGCACCGGAACGGGCACTTACAGCCTGTTTGGCGCGCAGATGCGTTTTGATCTGAGCGAAGGCTTTCCGCAATTGACGACCAAGAAGGTACCGTTCGGACTAATCAAATCAGAACTGCTTTGGTTCCTGCATGGCGACACAAATATCCGCTTTTTGCTCCAGCACAAGAACCATATCTGGGACGAGTGGGCCTTTAAGAAGTGGGTCGAATCTGACGAATACCACGGCCCAGACATGACCGACTTTGGCCGCCGCTCTCTGAAAGACGCTGACTTTGCGGCGGCTTACCAGGCGGAAAAGAAGGCCTTCGACGAGCGGATTTTGATCGACGATGCCTTTGACGCTAAGTACGGCGATTTGGGGCTGGTTTACGGGAGCCAATGGCGGGCCTGGAAGACGACGACAGGCGATACGATTGACCAGCTTGGCGACGTGATTGCGGAAATCAAGCGTAATCCTGATTCTCGCCGGCTGATTGTGAGCGCGTGGAATCCGGAAGACGTGCCGACGATGGCTTTGCCACCATGCCACACGCTTTACCAGTTCTACGTGAACGATGGCAAGATTTCCTTGCAGCTGTACCAGCGCTCTGGTGACATGTTCCTAGGGGTACCGTTCAACATTTCCAGCTACGCACTCCTACTGAGCATGGTGGCCCGTGAGACTGGGCTGGAAGTTGGCGAGTTCATCCACACGTTAGGGGATGCCCATATCTACAGCAACCATCTCGAACAAGTGCGTGAGCAGTTATCCCGCACACCGGGCGAAGCGCCGAAGCTGTGGCTGAATCCGGATAAGACGAAGCTCGAAGACTTTGAGATGCGCGATATCAAGCTACAGGGTTACGACCCCCAGCCGGCGATTAAGGCACCGGTGGCGGTCTAG
- a CDS encoding MerR family transcriptional regulator, whose amino-acid sequence MTYSIGEFARLSGVSERTLRYYHERGLLRPQVDANGYRQFDSADADRLQLIQFYTALGLPLAKVADLLNAGPDERIAALREQRTALAARQAKLTRLLTQVDSTLANQEGRSMTDTEKFAAFKQDALRRNDANFGAEVTAKYGATAKEKSDQRFAGLSEADYQRGQEAETALVTDLQRALASNTEPTAAALTQIYADHRAWLEVMWSQYSPEMHRNLMTMYEADSRFADYYNDKVGSAKATALLIKAVRANTPAQ is encoded by the coding sequence ATGACATACAGTATTGGTGAATTTGCCCGGTTAAGCGGCGTCAGTGAACGCACGCTGCGGTATTATCACGAGCGTGGGTTACTGCGCCCGCAAGTTGACGCGAACGGATACCGCCAGTTCGACTCAGCAGACGCCGACCGCTTGCAATTAATTCAATTCTACACAGCGCTCGGTTTACCGCTCGCAAAAGTAGCGGATTTGCTAAATGCGGGTCCAGACGAGCGTATCGCGGCGCTAAGGGAGCAGCGCACTGCCTTAGCAGCCCGCCAGGCCAAACTGACGCGTCTACTCACCCAAGTCGATAGCACATTAGCCAATCAGGAGGGTCGATCCATGACAGATACAGAAAAATTTGCCGCATTCAAACAAGACGCACTACGCCGCAACGACGCGAACTTTGGTGCCGAAGTGACCGCAAAATATGGTGCGACTGCAAAAGAAAAGAGTGACCAACGTTTCGCCGGACTCAGCGAGGCGGATTATCAACGCGGCCAAGAAGCAGAGACAGCCTTGGTTACCGACCTACAGCGCGCCCTGGCCAGTAACACGGAACCAACGGCCGCGGCACTCACTCAGATTTACGCTGATCACCGCGCTTGGCTGGAAGTGATGTGGTCGCAATACAGCCCAGAGATGCACCGCAACTTAATGACGATGTACGAAGCGGACTCGCGCTTTGCTGATTACTACAACGACAAGGTCGGCAGCGCAAAGGCAACCGCGCTACTCATCAAAGCAGTACGCGCGAACACACCAGCACAATAA
- a CDS encoding MATE family efflux transporter — protein sequence MRSMAHGNSLRHIITFTIPLLIGNIFQQLYSFMDALFVGRFISVNALAAVGATGSLTFLVIGFAQGTSSGLSIPTAQAFGARDMERVKRSFVASIWISIGLSVVLTALAVLGTMPLLRLMQTPAAIINDSAAFVRIIFAGFAAAMAFNMLSNQIRALGDSRTPLFFLVIACIVNIALDFLFILQMHMGVAGAGLATVTAQVFSSICCVIYIYRRIPALQVHRKDMKIDPKEIKLQLKLGLPMGFQMSIIAIGSVIIQVMLNTLGTNAVAAYTAAGRIDQLATMPASSFGVTMATYCAQNLGARQFGRIRKGIKQTLLLNCGISAALGALIIVFGRPLVNIFIGPNDPAVTNLAQTYFHFNSSMYWFLAILFTTRYALQGLGQTLVPTIAGVFELIMRIFAGLVLVPMFGFAGASMANPLAWIGSVAVLIMSYLRTMRQLKQREAKALAEGTPQ from the coding sequence ATGCGTTCGATGGCTCACGGGAATTCACTCCGTCACATTATTACCTTTACGATTCCACTATTAATAGGAAATATATTTCAACAACTCTATAGCTTTATGGACGCCCTGTTTGTGGGCCGTTTCATCAGCGTTAACGCGCTGGCAGCTGTTGGGGCAACGGGTAGCCTGACTTTCCTAGTCATTGGCTTTGCCCAGGGGACCAGTTCGGGGCTGTCAATTCCGACTGCCCAGGCCTTTGGTGCCCGCGATATGGAACGCGTGAAGCGCAGCTTTGTGGCTAGTATCTGGATTAGCATCGGCTTGTCCGTCGTTCTCACGGCGCTTGCGGTGCTGGGCACCATGCCGCTCTTGCGACTCATGCAAACGCCAGCCGCCATTATCAACGATTCGGCCGCTTTTGTGCGCATCATCTTTGCTGGGTTTGCCGCCGCGATGGCATTTAACATGCTCAGTAACCAAATCCGGGCGTTAGGTGACTCGCGGACGCCGCTGTTTTTCCTGGTCATTGCCTGTATCGTCAACATTGCGCTGGATTTCCTATTCATTCTCCAGATGCACATGGGCGTGGCCGGTGCGGGGTTGGCAACCGTCACGGCGCAGGTATTCAGTTCGATCTGCTGTGTGATCTACATTTACCGGCGGATTCCGGCATTGCAAGTTCACCGCAAGGACATGAAGATTGACCCTAAGGAAATCAAGCTGCAGCTGAAGCTCGGTTTGCCCATGGGATTTCAGATGTCCATCATCGCGATTGGCTCCGTCATCATTCAGGTGATGCTGAACACTCTGGGCACCAATGCGGTTGCGGCTTATACGGCTGCCGGTCGAATTGACCAGCTCGCCACGATGCCGGCGTCCAGTTTTGGGGTTACGATGGCAACCTATTGTGCTCAGAACCTGGGTGCACGCCAGTTTGGTCGTATCCGGAAGGGGATTAAGCAAACACTTCTGTTGAATTGCGGTATTTCTGCGGCACTGGGTGCGTTGATTATCGTATTTGGCCGGCCGTTGGTGAACATTTTCATCGGGCCGAACGATCCGGCGGTTACCAATTTGGCACAAACTTACTTCCACTTCAATTCCAGTATGTACTGGTTCCTGGCCATCCTGTTCACGACGCGGTATGCGCTACAAGGATTGGGGCAGACCCTCGTGCCAACGATTGCTGGGGTGTTCGAATTGATCATGCGTATTTTCGCAGGGCTCGTTTTGGTGCCGATGTTTGGTTTTGCCGGCGCGTCGATGGCCAACCCACTTGCTTGGATTGGTTCTGTCGCAGTTCTCATCATGAGTTACTTGCGGACGATGCGGCAGTTGAAACAGCGGGAGGCCAAGGCGTTAGCTGAGGGTACGCCGCAGTAA